TCGAACGGTGACACCGACCGTCCGTCGCCGCCCGGCCGTTCTCGACCGGCGTGCTCGAAAACTGCGTCGACAAACGCCTCCCTGACGGACGCGGTGTGAAACAGGCCGTGGAGATACGTGCCGAGCACCCGGTCGGTCGCGACGCTGTTCGGGCCGATCGGTGCCGGAAGCGATCGCGCGACGCGCGTCTCGCCGGCGTGGATCTCGTAGCCACGCGCGGTCCCGCTCGCACCGTCGATCGGCCCGGCCCCCGCGACTGTCCGGGAGACCTGCCGGATGGTCTTCTCGTCGTCGAACCGCGTCACCACGGGAACCAGCCCGAACCCGTCGAGACTGTCGCGCTCGCCGGTGCTTTCGCGGCTCGCGCCGAGCAGTGTCCGGCCGAGCAGTTGGTATCCGCCGCAGATGCCGACGATCGGGCCGTCGAACGCCCGCAGGCGCTCGCCGAAGCCGGCCTCCCGGAGCGCGAGCAGGTCGTCGGCGGTGTTTTTGGTCCCCGGAAGGACGACCGCGTCGGCGTCGGAAAGCGTCGCGTCCGGGGGCCGGATCGCCACTCGAACGCCCGGAACACGGGAAAGCGGATCGAGGTCGGTCGCGTTCGAGAGCCGCGGCAGTCGCACCGCGGCGATTGTGACCGCCCGCGACTCTGCCACGCCGTCGTTCCCACCGCGCACTGTCGACGCCGTGTTGTCCGGCAACGAGAGGCTGTCCTCCTCGGGCAGTCCCGGGTCCTCGTGGGGGAGCACGCCCAGCACGGGCACGCCCGTTCGCGCTTCGAGTTCGTCGAGCCCGTCGGTCAACAGGGACCGATCGCCGCGGAACTTGTTGATGACCAGCCCGGCGACCCGGTCGCGGACGTCCTCGGGCATCAACTCGAGCGTCCCGTAGAGGCTCGCGAAGACGCCGCCGCGCTCGATGTCGCCCACGAGCAGGATCTCGGCGT
This window of the Halapricum desulfuricans genome carries:
- a CDS encoding cobyric acid synthase, with the protein product MTTTLLIAGTASHVGKSTVVAGLCRRLAESGIDVVPFKAQTMSNNAHAAVSVGSDTSYGEIGVAQYVQARAAGVVPTTDHNPVLLKPRGDAESQVLIDGRPVGHVPAGEYYERHWGRAREAAVAAYERLAADNELIVAEGAGSIAELNLRHRDLANVETARFADAEILLVGDIERGGVFASLYGTLELMPEDVRDRVAGLVINKFRGDRSLLTDGLDELEARTGVPVLGVLPHEDPGLPEEDSLSLPDNTASTVRGGNDGVAESRAVTIAAVRLPRLSNATDLDPLSRVPGVRVAIRPPDATLSDADAVVLPGTKNTADDLLALREAGFGERLRAFDGPIVGICGGYQLLGRTLLGASRESTGERDSLDGFGLVPVVTRFDDEKTIRQVSRTVAGAGPIDGASGTARGYEIHAGETRVARSLPAPIGPNSVATDRVLGTYLHGLFHTASVREAFVDAVFEHAGRERPGGDGRSVSPFDRAAELAGEIDLTQAIDRTGC